One Pseudomonadota bacterium genomic window, TTAATGCTGCTGAGTTCATGCAGTATCTGTTGCCGGTTGGCTGTGGACCGTCAGGGAATACATGTCCCAGATGAGAATTGCCATCTTTACTTCTTACTTCTGTACGTAAGGAAAAAAAGCTTACATCTTCTCTTTCAACAATATTTTTAGGCTCAAGAGGCTTTGTAAAGCTTGGCCATCCGGTTCCCGATTTATATTTATCCTTTGAGCTAAACAATGGTTCTCCCGATACTATATCAACATATATTCCTTCTTTTTTATTGTCCCAGTATTCATTTTTAAAAGGAGGTTCCGTGCCTTCTTCCTGTGTTACTTTATATTGCAAAGAAGTAAGCTTTTTCTTATTGGCTTCAAAATCAGACTTAGCTTTTTTTAGTGCCGGCAAAGGACAAAATTTGTCGCCTTCATTTTTCCCCCACACTTCGTTTATAAACCAGTCTCTACCCGATCCTTTCCGGTAAGCTTTATAATGAGAAGGGTTTTTCTTGTAATACTCCTGATGATAATCTTCTGCATTATAAAACTTTGTAAAAGGTATAATCTCTGTTACAACAGGCTTTGCATACTTTCCTGATTTATCCAGTTCTTCTTTGGAAACCTGAGCCTGTTCTTTTTGTTTTTCATTATGATAAAAAACAGCAGACTTATATTGTCTTCCGCGGTCGGCAAACTGGCCGCCTGCATCAGTTGGATTAATATGTCGCCAGAAAACCTGTAAAAGTTCTTTGTAAGTAACAACAGAAGGGTCATAAAAAACCTGTGCTGCTTCCAGATGCCCTGTTGTTCCGCTGCATACTTCTTCATAAGTCGGATTTTCTTCTTTACCCCCTGTGTAACCGGAGATAACTTTTGTTACGCCTTTAACTTTTTCAAAGTCTGCTTCCGAACACCAGAAACATCCACCTGCAAAAGTAGCCGTTTCGATATTTTTATTTTCTTTTGTCATTTTGTCACCAGCCTTGCTTTGGTTGCCGTTAAATAAAATGTATCCGGTAATAGCTAAAAAAGAAAAAATAATTACCATGAAGATTTTCATAGCCGACACCCCCCTTTTTTTGTATTATGATTTATAATAAGCACTGATTCTCAATAAGGCAATGAATCAACCAGTATTGCCAAAAAATAACGCTTAAAATTTGTTGACGGCGATGCTTACATAGTTGATTATGATGATTACCATTAATAAAGTGAGTTAAATGAAAAAAATGGCCAGACAACCAACACATCCAGGCAAAATTATTAAAGAAGACTAAATCATTAAATGCAAGTAGATAGAAACATATCTAAACAACTCAATTTCGTGTTTCCTATCTGCCAGATTTTTTCAGGTCGCAACAAGTGCTTAATATCCCGACCTTTCTCCATTAACCTTGTAACCTTTTAATATTGACATATTCACAATAAAATGTTTTATTTCAAGCCTATTCAATGATTTTAGTATCTTATTCCTGTTTCACTAAAGATTTTTCAGATATTCTCAGTATTGTTGAGATTGTTAGATGCAAGGATAATGCAAGTATCTTTGACAATTCAAAAGCTCCATTTATTCAAACGAAATAAAGTCAAATTTTGATGCTGGGAGGAGGGCACTATGATAACGGCTCGGATAGACCAGATATCCGAAGATATCGTAGAGACAATACACGAACCCCTTTTGGTGCTGGATTCAGATCTGAAGGTTATCTTAGCAAACCGAAGTTTCATTGATTCATTCAAGGTAGCACGGAAAAAAACTTTAGGCAATTTTATCTATGACCTCGGTAATAAACAGTGGTATATCCCCAAACTGCGGGAACTGCTGGAAGACATCCTTCCCGAGAAGGCAACCTTCGACAACTACGAGGTCGAACACGACTTTGCCACAATCGGCAGGCGCACAATGCTTTTGAATGCCCGGCAGATCCAAAGAGGGATGGGCAAGGATCGGATCATCCTGCTGGCCATCGAGGACATCACCGCGCACAAACAGGCGGATCAGGCACTGCAAGAAAGCGAAGCAAAATTCCGGAATCTATTTCAAAATCATTCCGCCGCCAAACTAATAATTAACCCCGATACCGGAAATATTGTTGAAGCCAATAGATCGGCTGAAAGATTTTATGGGTGGTCGGTGGATCAACTCAAAGAAATGCGAATTCAGGACATCAACACCTTATCGGGCGAGCAGGTTAAAGCAGAGATGGAAAAGGCCATGCTTCTGAAACGTACTTACTTCGAGTTTCGCCACCGGTTGTCCGATGGATCCTTTAAGGAGGTGGGTGTATACAGCGGTAAAGTTGACATCAATGGAAAGGCTCTGCTCCATTCCATCATTCATGATACTAGCGAGCGCAAGCGGACAGAAGAACAAAAGGACAGGTTGGTTTCAGACCTTCAAAAGGCACTATCAGAGGTTAAAACCCTTCAAGGCTTAATACCCATATGCGCTTCATGTAAAAAAATACGTGACGACAAAGGGTATTGGAATCAGATTGAATCCTACATTCAAGATCGTTCTGACGCTGAATTCAGTCATGCTATTTGTCCTGAATGTGCGAAAAAATTGTATCCTGATATGGATATTTTTGATGATAATGGCGAGGTTACAGAGGACTAATACTGCATAATGGAATTCAAGGATGATTATCCTATTCTTGAAATTCTGTTGGAAAAGCTGAAATCAATGTCTTACGTTCCTGGTCCGGTAAGACAAACCTTAATCCCTTATTAAGATATATCCTAAGAGTAAAATATGCCATAGACTATTTTGAATGCCTAATTATACAAATATATGATCGTGAGCCTATTGCCTTAATAGGGAACGATGGGTTCTAACGGGGATTGTCTCAGGTGACTGTGGTTTCTATCCAATCGCCCCTTAACCAATCAGTTGGGAGCAATAAAATGGCTTATTGGCAAGATAAACAAAAACCCATGAAGTTGGATAGGAGCATTAAATACATATTTTGTCTGCTGGGAGTTTTTCTTGCATGCGGGATTTCCTTTGCCGAGCCGCCTCCTTCATCCTTTGATCTTCGAGATATCAATGGCGACTCGTATATCGGCCCGGTCCGTGATCAGGGCGTCTGCGGCAGTTGCTATTCGTTCGGTGCTCTGGCGGCTGCTGAGAGCGTTTATAACCGGCATAATGGCCTTTATGACTCGGTAGTAGTAGATTTTTCCGAATCCTTTATTATCTGGAGCCTGAGCCCCCTCTATGAAGGATTTGATGGTTGTGACGGAGCCAGCTATGATTATGAAGAATTAACCGGACTTGTGGAGCATGGTGTGCCTATGGAGGCAGACTTTCCTTATGTCCAGATTGATCCAGGTCCGGATAATCACCACTGGGATGCGCCACGGGTAGGTTTCACCGAATGGTATCGTATCCCCCCCAATGATATCGAGACGACCAAGCGTATCATCCGGAGGTTTGGAGCGGTTGATGTCGCCGTCTTCGTTGATGGGGCCTTCCAGGCTTACCCGGGTGGCATCTTTCAGAACACGGGCACTGCGGCCAATTCATTTCTACCATACTATAGCAGCACAAACCATGCAGTGTCGCTCGTAGGCTGGGAGGACGATCCAGGTGACGGAGGAATGGGATATTGGATACTCCGCAATAGCTGGGGCACGACCTGGGGCGAAGACGGCTATATGAGGATAAGATACACCTCTGCCAGGGTGAGTATGGAGGGAACATATCTTATCTATGAGGCCTGGGGCGGAGAAGATGTGTCCTGGGAGAATGCGGGAGAGATCCAGGCTGTTCCCTGGAGCGCGGGCGGGACAATGAACGCGCACGCCGTGGATATCTGGACGGGCGAAGAAAGTACCGTGACCAACACCGGAACCTTGTCCGCCACTGC contains:
- the msrA gene encoding peptide-methionine (S)-S-oxide reductase MsrA, which translates into the protein MKIFMVIIFSFLAITGYILFNGNQSKAGDKMTKENKNIETATFAGGCFWCSEADFEKVKGVTKVISGYTGGKEENPTYEEVCSGTTGHLEAAQVFYDPSVVTYKELLQVFWRHINPTDAGGQFADRGRQYKSAVFYHNEKQKEQAQVSKEELDKSGKYAKPVVTEIIPFTKFYNAEDYHQEYYKKNPSHYKAYRKGSGRDWFINEVWGKNEGDKFCPLPALKKAKSDFEANKKKLTSLQYKVTQEEGTEPPFKNEYWDNKKEGIYVDIVSGEPLFSSKDKYKSGTGWPSFTKPLEPKNIVEREDVSFFSLRTEVRSKDGNSHLGHVFPDGPQPTGNRYCMNSAALRFIPKENLEKEGYCEYMKLFEDTK
- a CDS encoding PAS domain-containing protein: MITARIDQISEDIVETIHEPLLVLDSDLKVILANRSFIDSFKVARKKTLGNFIYDLGNKQWYIPKLRELLEDILPEKATFDNYEVEHDFATIGRRTMLLNARQIQRGMGKDRIILLAIEDITAHKQADQALQESEAKFRNLFQNHSAAKLIINPDTGNIVEANRSAERFYGWSVDQLKEMRIQDINTLSGEQVKAEMEKAMLLKRTYFEFRHRLSDGSFKEVGVYSGKVDINGKALLHSIIHDTSERKRTEEQKDRLVSDLQKALSEVKTLQGLIPICASCKKIRDDKGYWNQIESYIQDRSDAEFSHAICPECAKKLYPDMDIFDDNGEVTED